One stretch of Streptomyces sp. R21 DNA includes these proteins:
- a CDS encoding TetR/AcrR family transcriptional regulator C-terminal domain-containing protein, producing MAAAKTNRKPDGKPDGKPDGNGNGTDPRLPQHANPAPPASTPSASTPSASPPSAPIPSVWTRQQKEPDQPALSRAAIVREAIVMLDADGIEALSMRKLGARLNAGATSLYRHVATKDELMELAVDEVFAEITVPPADTPDWRASATGAAQSFRATALRHRWLSSVLGQAGLAYLGPNLMSYSERLAALFTAAGFPEPSRAIDTVLSYVIGMSTTEAAWLTTVARSGETEADFIARLMPAAQQAAADHDHLSDAYATAAPVDPAALRDTKFAYGLEVVLDGLQLRLPH from the coding sequence ATGGCCGCCGCCAAGACGAACCGGAAGCCGGACGGGAAGCCGGACGGGAAGCCCGACGGGAACGGGAACGGAACCGATCCGCGGCTCCCGCAGCACGCGAACCCGGCCCCTCCTGCCTCGACCCCCTCCGCCTCGACTCCCTCCGCCTCGCCTCCTTCCGCCCCGATCCCCTCCGTATGGACGCGGCAGCAGAAGGAGCCCGACCAGCCGGCGCTCAGTCGGGCGGCGATCGTCCGCGAGGCGATCGTCATGCTGGACGCGGACGGCATCGAGGCGCTCAGCATGCGCAAGCTCGGCGCCCGCCTGAACGCCGGCGCGACCTCTCTCTACCGGCACGTCGCCACCAAGGACGAGCTGATGGAACTCGCGGTGGACGAGGTCTTCGCCGAGATCACGGTCCCGCCCGCCGACACCCCCGACTGGCGCGCCTCCGCCACGGGGGCCGCCCAGTCCTTCCGCGCGACGGCCCTGCGCCACCGCTGGCTGTCCTCGGTCCTGGGCCAGGCGGGCCTCGCCTATCTGGGCCCCAACCTCATGTCGTACTCGGAACGCCTGGCCGCCCTGTTCACGGCCGCCGGCTTCCCCGAGCCGAGTCGCGCCATCGACACGGTGCTCTCGTACGTCATCGGCATGAGCACCACGGAGGCAGCCTGGCTCACCACGGTCGCCCGCTCCGGCGAGACGGAGGCCGACTTCATCGCCCGCCTGATGCCCGCCGCCCAGCAGGCCGCCGCCGACCACGACCACCTGTCCGACGCCTACGCCACGGCTGCGCCGGTCGACCCGGCCGCCCTCCGCGACACCAAATTCGCCTATGGCCTGGAGGTAGTCCTCGACGGCCTACAGCTCCGTCTCCCCCACTGA
- a CDS encoding GntR family transcriptional regulator yields the protein MTSLPSVLGDLDPTSDRAVFRQIADQLREAIDRGRFKEGEKLPSEAELVEHYGVSRMTVRNSFSVLQGEGLVAAEHGKGVFVRPRPPVRRLASDRFARRHREQGKSAFIVEADAAGSHPQVDSLEVKEEKASQDISTRLGSVRRVLARRRRYLLDGRPVEFATSYLPLDIARGTQIAEPNPGPGGIYARLEELGHHLDHFEEEIRARMPSPTEVKTLRLASGVPVIHLIRTAYDTEGRAVEVCDTVMAADAYVLSYQLPAT from the coding sequence GTGACGTCACTCCCGAGCGTGCTCGGAGATCTCGACCCCACGAGCGATCGTGCGGTGTTCCGGCAGATCGCCGACCAGCTGCGCGAGGCCATCGACCGTGGGCGCTTCAAGGAGGGCGAAAAGCTCCCCTCCGAGGCCGAACTCGTCGAGCACTACGGCGTTTCCCGGATGACCGTCCGCAACTCCTTCTCCGTCCTCCAGGGCGAGGGCCTGGTCGCCGCCGAGCACGGCAAGGGCGTCTTCGTCCGGCCGCGCCCGCCCGTGCGGCGGCTCGCCTCCGACCGCTTCGCCCGGCGCCACCGCGAACAGGGCAAGTCCGCGTTCATCGTCGAGGCAGACGCTGCGGGCAGTCACCCCCAGGTGGACAGCCTGGAGGTCAAGGAGGAGAAGGCCAGCCAGGACATCTCCACCCGGCTCGGCTCCGTACGGCGGGTGCTCGCTCGTCGGCGTCGGTATCTGCTGGATGGCCGGCCCGTGGAGTTCGCGACGTCGTACCTGCCGCTCGACATCGCCCGCGGCACGCAGATCGCCGAGCCCAACCCCGGTCCCGGCGGCATCTACGCCCGCCTCGAAGAGCTGGGCCATCACCTCGACCATTTCGAGGAGGAGATCCGCGCCAGGATGCCCTCGCCCACCGAGGTCAAGACGCTCCGGCTGGCCTCCGGCGTGCCCGTCATCCACCTCATCCGCACCGCGTACGACACCGAGGGGCGCGCCGTCGAGGTCTGCGACACGGTCATGGCGGCAGACGCGTACGTGCTGTCCTACCAGCTCCCGGCGACGTGA
- a CDS encoding mobile element transfer protein: MTANRRFRSVTRIGPVQVGTSYDGRGREKHTAACIAPRCGFSADYDSRAAAELAARTHRCPVR; encoded by the coding sequence GTGACCGCCAACCGCCGCTTCCGCTCCGTCACCCGCATCGGCCCCGTCCAGGTCGGCACGTCCTACGACGGCCGGGGCCGCGAGAAGCACACCGCCGCCTGCATCGCCCCGCGCTGCGGTTTCTCCGCCGACTACGACAGCCGCGCCGCCGCCGAGCTGGCCGCCCGCACCCACCGCTGCCCCGTCCGCTGA
- a CDS encoding ATP-binding protein: MHEYTSTARVWGLTCPGFPEEVSRARRWTRDILRGSPFAEDAELIVSELSANAILHTASGHESGSFHLALAVSSQVVAVSVTDDGGTGTAPKVEQPDQEAVHGRGLGMVSALAHRVVVHDSQVGHTVTAELFTDTRPGGHTC; the protein is encoded by the coding sequence ATGCACGAGTATACGAGCACCGCCCGGGTCTGGGGCCTCACTTGCCCAGGTTTTCCGGAAGAGGTCAGCCGGGCCCGCCGCTGGACGCGGGACATCCTGCGCGGATCGCCGTTCGCCGAGGACGCCGAACTGATCGTCAGCGAGCTGAGCGCGAACGCAATCCTGCACACCGCCAGCGGCCATGAATCGGGCAGCTTCCATCTGGCGCTCGCGGTCTCTTCGCAGGTGGTGGCCGTGTCCGTCACGGACGACGGCGGCACCGGGACCGCCCCAAAGGTCGAGCAACCCGACCAGGAGGCGGTGCACGGAAGAGGCCTCGGCATGGTCAGCGCCCTCGCCCACCGGGTCGTGGTCCACGACTCCCAGGTCGGCCACACGGTCACCGCGGAACTCTTCACGGACACCCGCCCGGGAGGCCACACGTGCTGA
- a CDS encoding MFS transporter → METRNPRRWWILIVLCLSTLVLVVDSMALTVAVPSMTEDIGASAQDTQWILDSYILVFAGLLLTSGSLGDRFGRRKIMIIGLLLFGAASLAATFCTNPGEVIAVRTAMGVGGALIMPSTLSILITVFDEEERGKAMAAWGSVSMLGLVGSPVLGGVLIDHFSWHSIFFINVPVVALAVLAGLTLMPESKAPWQKADPLGAVLSAVGMTALVWWIIELPQHGALGGHAGITLAVAVLALVGFVVWENVTAAPMVPLVLFKHRNFSGGSLSLSLVQIGNGGLLLVLTQYLQFVLGYSPVKAGLAFVPLAVAALAGNTAGAQLTAKIGHRFVILAGMLLMVASFALLTTVSVDSGFTVPAVALGLLGLGAGLAMPAAVGALMGTIPADKAGVGSALNDTIQQAGTALGIAILGSLLSSGYADEMPADAPAQAKQSIAGALAVAHGDSGLVHAARQAFTDSMSTTFTVSAIGVLTAAVLATLVMRDSKDSKDSKGEQATEAPAPAEELAV, encoded by the coding sequence ATGGAAACCCGTAACCCCCGTCGCTGGTGGATCCTCATCGTGCTCTGCCTCAGCACGCTGGTCCTGGTCGTCGACAGCATGGCGCTCACCGTGGCGGTGCCCTCCATGACCGAGGACATCGGCGCGAGTGCCCAGGACACCCAGTGGATCCTCGACTCCTACATCCTGGTCTTCGCCGGGCTCCTGCTGACTTCAGGAAGCCTCGGTGACCGGTTCGGCCGGCGGAAGATAATGATCATCGGGTTGCTGCTCTTCGGGGCGGCCTCGCTCGCCGCCACCTTCTGCACCAACCCCGGCGAGGTCATCGCCGTACGGACCGCGATGGGCGTCGGCGGGGCGCTGATCATGCCCTCGACGCTGTCGATCCTCATCACCGTCTTCGACGAGGAGGAGCGCGGCAAGGCGATGGCGGCCTGGGGCTCGGTCTCGATGCTCGGCCTCGTCGGCAGCCCGGTGCTCGGCGGCGTACTGATCGACCACTTCTCCTGGCACTCGATCTTCTTCATCAACGTCCCGGTCGTCGCCCTGGCCGTCCTCGCGGGCCTCACCCTCATGCCCGAGTCGAAGGCGCCCTGGCAGAAGGCCGACCCGCTCGGCGCGGTGCTCTCCGCGGTCGGCATGACCGCCCTGGTCTGGTGGATCATCGAGCTCCCGCAGCACGGCGCCCTCGGCGGCCACGCCGGCATCACCCTGGCCGTCGCGGTCCTCGCCCTCGTCGGGTTCGTGGTCTGGGAGAACGTCACCGCCGCGCCGATGGTCCCGCTCGTTCTCTTCAAGCACCGCAACTTCAGCGGCGGTTCGCTCTCGCTCTCGCTGGTCCAGATCGGCAACGGCGGCCTGCTGCTGGTCCTCACCCAGTACCTGCAGTTCGTGCTCGGCTATTCGCCGGTCAAGGCGGGCCTCGCCTTCGTGCCGCTGGCCGTCGCCGCGCTGGCCGGCAACACGGCCGGTGCCCAGCTCACCGCGAAGATCGGCCACCGCTTCGTGATCCTCGCCGGAATGCTGCTGATGGTCGCCTCCTTCGCCCTGCTGACCACGGTCTCCGTCGACTCCGGCTTCACCGTCCCGGCGGTCGCGCTCGGTCTGCTCGGCCTTGGCGCCGGTCTCGCCATGCCGGCCGCGGTGGGTGCGCTGATGGGCACCATCCCGGCGGACAAGGCGGGCGTCGGCTCCGCCCTCAACGACACCATCCAGCAGGCCGGCACCGCGCTCGGTATCGCGATCCTCGGCTCGCTCCTGTCCAGCGGCTACGCCGACGAGATGCCCGCCGACGCCCCCGCGCAGGCCAAGCAGTCCATCGCCGGTGCGCTGGCCGTCGCCCACGGCGACTCGGGCCTGGTGCACGCCGCCCGGCAGGCCTTCACCGACTCGATGTCGACCACCTTCACCGTCAGCGCGATCGGCGTCCTCACCGCCGCCGTCCTCGCCACCCTGGTCATGCGAGACAGCAAGGACAGCAAGGACAGCAAGGGAGAGCAGGCCACTGAAGCCCCGGCCCCGGCGGAGGAGCTCGCCGTCTGA
- a CDS encoding replication initiator, with protein MQQLSGLGGCTHPIRLDGHRTEYDVNTRTGEIGSVLHYLNSSTLPAGQLLVRCNNRRTTRCEACAEVYRRDTFHLISAGLRGGKGTPEHVAAHPRVFATFTAPSFGPVHNRPSNGRACRCGVHHDQDDDVLGTPLNPETYDYESAVLWNAHAGPLWRRFSTYLRREVAKRAGLSQRRFREHARVSFAKVAEYQKRGAVHFHAVIRIDGPGGGDTPPPPWATADLLTDAIRTATTKTRVDGPVLDDRAHTFTFGRQLDVRTIRSADFTGGQELTERAVAAYIAKYATKGAETATGALDRPLKFVAELAQLDISDHARRLIRTAWTLGARKDLEHLRLRAWAHMLGFRGHFSTKSRRYSTTLGALRTARAEWRRAQATAATTTEHETDTTYVLSHWAFAGTGLSSAEAWLAASLEPAPGTEGEPTHA; from the coding sequence ATGCAACAGCTCTCCGGCCTCGGCGGCTGCACCCACCCGATCCGCCTCGACGGCCACCGCACCGAGTACGACGTCAACACGCGAACCGGTGAAATCGGCTCTGTCCTCCACTACCTCAACTCGTCCACCCTCCCGGCCGGGCAACTCCTCGTCCGCTGCAACAACCGCCGCACCACCCGCTGCGAGGCCTGCGCCGAGGTCTACCGCCGCGACACCTTCCACCTGATCAGCGCGGGCTTGCGCGGCGGCAAGGGCACCCCGGAACACGTCGCCGCCCACCCCCGCGTCTTCGCCACCTTCACCGCCCCGAGCTTCGGCCCCGTCCACAACCGCCCCTCCAACGGACGTGCCTGCCGCTGCGGCGTCCACCACGACCAGGACGACGACGTACTCGGCACTCCGCTCAACCCGGAGACCTACGACTACGAATCTGCAGTCCTCTGGAACGCCCACGCCGGACCGCTCTGGCGGCGCTTCTCCACCTACCTGCGCCGAGAGGTCGCGAAGCGAGCAGGCCTGTCGCAACGCCGCTTCCGTGAGCACGCGCGCGTGTCCTTCGCCAAGGTCGCCGAGTACCAGAAGCGCGGGGCCGTCCACTTCCATGCGGTCATCCGGATCGACGGCCCCGGCGGGGGTGACACCCCGCCCCCGCCCTGGGCAACGGCCGACCTGCTGACCGACGCCATCCGCACCGCCACCACCAAGACCCGCGTCGACGGCCCGGTCCTCGACGACCGCGCGCACACGTTCACCTTCGGCCGCCAACTCGACGTCCGCACCATCCGCAGCGCCGACTTCACCGGCGGCCAAGAACTCACCGAACGTGCGGTCGCGGCGTACATCGCCAAGTACGCAACCAAGGGCGCCGAGACCGCCACGGGAGCCCTCGACCGCCCGCTCAAGTTCGTCGCCGAACTGGCCCAGCTCGACATCAGCGACCACGCCCGCCGACTGATCCGCACCGCCTGGACCCTCGGCGCACGCAAGGACCTCGAACACCTCCGCCTCCGCGCCTGGGCCCACATGCTCGGCTTCCGCGGCCACTTCTCCACCAAGTCCCGCCGCTACTCCACCACCCTCGGCGCCCTCCGCACCGCACGCGCCGAATGGCGCCGCGCACAAGCCACCGCAGCAACGACCACCGAGCACGAGACCGACACGACATACGTCCTCTCGCACTGGGCCTTCGCCGGAACCGGTCTCTCCTCGGCCGAAGCCTGGCTCGCCGCATCCCTCGAACCCGCCCCCGGAACAGAAGGAGAGCCAACTCATGCGTGA
- a CDS encoding DUF3027 domain-containing protein, with amino-acid sequence MPGGAWTGDDREHNDACHDRWSQVQNRPTHQSGYRDDWYDAQCGGCRFWVALSGELGRDWGVCTHPGSAFDGRARFEHDGCELFAIREDGSFG; translated from the coding sequence GTGCCCGGCGGAGCGTGGACAGGTGACGACCGCGAACACAACGACGCCTGTCACGACCGCTGGTCGCAGGTGCAGAACAGGCCCACTCACCAGTCCGGATACCGGGATGACTGGTACGACGCGCAATGCGGCGGTTGCCGGTTCTGGGTCGCGCTGAGTGGGGAGCTGGGGCGGGATTGGGGAGTCTGCACTCATCCTGGCTCCGCGTTCGACGGGCGAGCCCGTTTCGAGCATGACGGTTGCGAGCTCTTCGCCATCCGGGAGGACGGTTCCTTCGGGTGA
- a CDS encoding NUDIX hydrolase, with translation MSVAGVIVDDQDRALLIQRRDNGQWEPPGGIVERGETLPEALQREVLEETGVKIALPATLTGVYKNMTGLIVSLVFRCEAADGSPTTGDETRALRWATREEVTDLADEAYAIRVLDALDAASPPAIRAHDGVKLV, from the coding sequence GTGAGCGTTGCCGGAGTCATCGTCGACGACCAGGACCGCGCCCTCTTGATCCAGCGGCGCGACAACGGCCAGTGGGAACCCCCGGGGGGCATCGTCGAGCGCGGGGAAACCCTCCCCGAGGCCCTTCAGCGGGAAGTCCTCGAAGAGACCGGCGTCAAGATCGCGCTTCCCGCGACCCTCACCGGCGTCTACAAGAACATGACGGGCCTGATCGTCTCGCTGGTCTTCCGCTGCGAGGCCGCCGACGGCTCCCCCACCACCGGGGACGAGACCCGGGCACTGCGCTGGGCCACCCGTGAAGAAGTCACCGACCTCGCCGACGAGGCGTACGCGATCCGCGTCCTGGACGCTCTCGACGCGGCGTCCCCGCCGGCCATCCGCGCCCACGACGGCGTGAAACTCGTCTAG
- a CDS encoding helix-turn-helix domain-containing protein: MRDDELLTVPDVMARLKLGRSTVYDLIRSRRLPSITIGRCRRIPARAVREYITNELEAAA; encoded by the coding sequence ATGCGTGACGACGAGCTGTTGACCGTGCCCGACGTCATGGCGCGCCTCAAGCTCGGGCGGTCCACGGTCTATGACCTGATCCGCTCTCGTCGCTTGCCCTCGATCACCATCGGCCGGTGCCGTCGGATTCCGGCACGGGCGGTCCGCGAGTACATCACCAACGAACTGGAGGCAGCCGCCTGA
- a CDS encoding SpdD protein, with product MFLPKYPDNPTPPPAHTHAPADPAPVRRSLPPLSINTGTVAAVLVGGVVLTALLAAVAVTAISVAVAAVVLRSMLRDHHRR from the coding sequence GTGTTCCTGCCCAAGTACCCCGACAACCCGACCCCACCACCCGCACACACTCACGCCCCGGCCGATCCGGCGCCCGTACGCCGCTCGCTCCCGCCGCTCTCCATCAACACCGGAACGGTTGCGGCCGTCCTCGTCGGTGGCGTCGTGCTGACCGCGCTCCTGGCCGCCGTCGCCGTCACGGCCATCTCTGTCGCCGTAGCCGCCGTGGTCCTGCGCTCGATGCTCCGCGACCACCACCGTCGCTGA
- a CDS encoding tyrosine-type recombinase/integrase: MAKQRKRNPNGAGTITKRKDGRYQCAVYVLQPDGTTARKYAYGNTWEECDAKRRVLLAKVASGIPVPTRSAKLSEWLPYWLDNVIKPRRKLSTYDKYEAHVRLYLVPRIGAKRLEGLGVADVRRFLVRLEKEATAATAKESHRVLRSALTSACREELITRNVAKLVEPPRSANPELNPWSLEETLDFLAASRGDPLYAAFVLAIAMGLRRGEIIGLRWSDLDLDNRVLYVRQQTQRRRGVLYDDDPKSRRRRAVPLPALCIAPLRWHRMRQATARAKAGDQWRESGYVFTTRTGRQVEPRNLYRSFTRVASSAGLRAIRLHDARHGTATLLTAAGVAPRVVMEILGHSQISITMDVYTHVVQDTQREAMSHMDRLLRKRPGRQ; this comes from the coding sequence ATGGCCAAGCAACGCAAGCGCAACCCCAACGGCGCGGGCACGATCACCAAGCGCAAGGACGGCCGCTATCAGTGCGCGGTCTACGTGCTTCAGCCCGATGGCACCACCGCCCGCAAGTACGCCTACGGCAATACCTGGGAGGAATGCGACGCCAAGCGTCGCGTTCTCCTCGCCAAGGTCGCCTCCGGCATCCCCGTCCCAACCCGCTCGGCCAAGCTCTCCGAGTGGCTGCCGTACTGGCTGGACAACGTGATCAAGCCTCGGCGGAAGCTCAGCACGTACGACAAGTACGAGGCGCACGTTCGGCTCTACCTGGTGCCCCGGATCGGCGCGAAGCGGCTCGAAGGCCTCGGCGTGGCCGACGTGCGCCGCTTCCTCGTCCGGCTGGAGAAAGAGGCCACCGCAGCCACAGCCAAGGAGTCCCATCGTGTTCTGCGTTCCGCGCTGACCTCCGCATGCCGCGAGGAACTGATCACGCGCAACGTCGCGAAGCTCGTCGAGCCGCCTCGCTCGGCCAATCCGGAACTCAATCCCTGGAGCCTGGAAGAGACGCTCGACTTCCTCGCCGCATCCCGCGGAGATCCGCTGTACGCGGCCTTCGTGCTCGCCATCGCGATGGGCCTTCGCCGGGGCGAGATCATCGGCCTCCGCTGGTCCGACCTCGACCTCGACAACCGCGTCCTCTACGTCCGCCAGCAGACTCAACGCCGCCGGGGCGTCCTGTACGACGACGATCCGAAGAGCCGCCGCCGTCGGGCCGTTCCCCTGCCCGCGCTCTGCATCGCGCCCCTCCGCTGGCACCGCATGCGGCAGGCAACTGCCCGTGCCAAGGCAGGGGACCAGTGGAGGGAGTCCGGCTACGTCTTCACCACCCGCACCGGTCGCCAGGTTGAACCGCGGAACCTCTACCGCTCCTTCACCCGCGTCGCCAGCTCGGCCGGCCTCCGGGCCATCCGGCTGCACGACGCCCGGCACGGCACGGCCACCCTCCTCACGGCCGCCGGAGTCGCGCCCCGCGTCGTGATGGAGATCCTCGGGCACAGTCAGATCAGCATCACCATGGACGTGTACACGCACGTCGTGCAGGACACGCAGCGCGAGGCCATGAGCCACATGGACCGACTGCTCAGGAAGCGCCCCGGTCGTCAGTGA
- a CDS encoding DUF2637 domain-containing protein has protein sequence MRAQLARVDAVLVQAVIAAALSFAHLHDVASAAGQDGWKAWAYPISVDLLLVAAWRRLRSGDAKAAGWCWFVIALTASLGANVATAGLLDMDAVPAWLRILVAGWPAVAFLGGTLLAHSTPTVVDEDTEDQEDAAEPAPDPTPALDPAPAAVSVPTALIDHARKVAAEHHTRTGTPIDTPTLRARLGIPAPMAEAIAAHL, from the coding sequence ATGCGCGCCCAACTGGCCCGCGTCGACGCGGTACTCGTCCAAGCGGTCATCGCGGCAGCGCTGTCCTTCGCCCACCTGCACGACGTCGCCTCGGCGGCCGGACAGGACGGATGGAAGGCCTGGGCCTATCCGATCTCGGTCGACCTGCTGCTCGTCGCCGCCTGGCGCCGACTGCGCTCCGGCGACGCGAAAGCCGCTGGCTGGTGCTGGTTCGTCATCGCCCTCACGGCGTCCCTCGGGGCAAACGTCGCCACCGCCGGACTCCTCGACATGGACGCCGTGCCGGCCTGGCTCCGCATCCTCGTCGCGGGCTGGCCCGCGGTCGCCTTCCTCGGCGGCACGCTCCTCGCGCACTCGACGCCAACGGTGGTCGACGAGGACACCGAGGACCAGGAGGACGCCGCCGAACCCGCCCCCGATCCGACACCCGCGCTCGACCCGGCTCCGGCAGCCGTATCCGTCCCAACCGCCCTCATCGACCACGCCCGCAAAGTCGCCGCCGAACACCACACCCGCACCGGCACGCCCATCGACACCCCCACTCTCCGCGCACGCCTCGGCATCCCGGCGCCCATGGCCGAGGCCATTGCCGCCCACCTCTGA
- a CDS encoding FtsK/SpoIIIE domain-containing protein: MTDLATLLEVGGPVAALGGGAAYARDRHPGVYWSTVGLPISTARLLSSYGSVMEACGLTVAPSRLRVLAVKATTRREVRPVPPRRGIIRPTSTGLRLRLRLAPGQEPADVAASAERLRHAWGVHAVYVTTVKPGVVELRLVGFDVLRRVRMPRKIETGFLKVPVALREDATAFVRDYRTVPHQLTLGATLSGKSMYLRHLVAGLASQPVALVGVDCKRGVELAPFAPRLSALATDSEQAAELLPVLIKEMEDRYDLIKARQGIAPGIPDEEITSDIWGLPDHERPVPIVLFVDEVAELFLVATKKDEERRDEMVTQLIRLAQLGRAAGIYLEVCGQRFGAELGKGATMLRAQLTGRVCHRVNDEASAKMALGDIAPEAVSAACAIAAERPGLAVAGDTSGGWSRIRTPYLSLGDAAEICHQSAHLVPDLPALKPFRPDVAVRPIESPAPTVQPHPLTD; encoded by the coding sequence ATGACCGATCTGGCAACGCTTCTGGAGGTGGGTGGTCCTGTCGCCGCGCTCGGCGGCGGGGCTGCCTACGCCCGGGATCGACACCCCGGCGTCTACTGGTCCACGGTCGGCCTGCCGATATCCACGGCCCGGCTGCTCAGCTCCTACGGCTCGGTCATGGAGGCGTGCGGCCTGACCGTCGCTCCCTCCCGGCTGCGGGTCCTGGCGGTCAAGGCCACCACCCGCCGTGAGGTCCGGCCCGTGCCGCCGCGCCGGGGCATCATCCGGCCCACCTCGACCGGGTTACGGCTTCGACTCCGGCTCGCCCCGGGACAGGAACCCGCCGACGTCGCCGCCTCGGCCGAACGCCTGCGGCACGCCTGGGGAGTTCACGCTGTCTACGTCACGACCGTCAAGCCCGGCGTGGTTGAACTGCGACTCGTCGGCTTCGACGTCCTACGGCGGGTGCGCATGCCTCGCAAGATCGAGACTGGGTTCCTCAAAGTGCCCGTAGCCCTGCGGGAGGACGCCACAGCCTTCGTACGCGACTACCGCACCGTCCCGCACCAACTCACCCTCGGCGCAACCCTGTCCGGCAAGTCTATGTACCTGCGCCACCTCGTCGCCGGACTCGCCTCGCAGCCCGTCGCCCTGGTCGGCGTCGACTGCAAGCGCGGGGTGGAGCTGGCACCGTTCGCCCCGCGACTCTCCGCGCTGGCCACCGATTCCGAACAGGCGGCTGAGCTGCTGCCCGTGCTCATCAAGGAAATGGAGGACCGATACGACCTGATCAAAGCCCGGCAGGGCATCGCACCGGGCATCCCCGACGAGGAGATCACCTCGGACATCTGGGGCCTGCCCGACCACGAACGTCCCGTACCGATCGTGCTGTTCGTCGACGAGGTGGCCGAACTCTTCCTCGTCGCCACGAAGAAGGACGAGGAACGACGCGACGAGATGGTCACCCAACTCATCCGGCTCGCCCAGCTCGGCCGGGCCGCCGGTATCTACCTGGAGGTCTGCGGGCAGCGCTTCGGCGCCGAACTGGGCAAGGGCGCGACCATGCTCCGGGCCCAACTCACCGGCCGCGTCTGCCACCGCGTCAACGACGAAGCCTCCGCCAAGATGGCGCTCGGCGACATCGCCCCCGAGGCCGTCTCTGCCGCCTGCGCCATCGCCGCCGAACGGCCCGGCCTCGCCGTTGCGGGCGACACCTCCGGCGGCTGGTCCCGCATCCGCACGCCGTACCTCTCCCTCGGCGACGCCGCCGAGATCTGCCACCAGTCGGCCCACCTGGTCCCCGACCTGCCCGCGCTCAAGCCCTTCCGGCCCGACGTGGCCGTACGACCCATCGAGTCCCCGGCCCCGACCGTCCAGCCGCACCCGCTGACCGACTGA